Part of the Paenarthrobacter sp. JL.01a genome is shown below.
TCACCCTGGACATCCGTCCCGGCGAAACCATGGCCCTCGTGGGCATCACGGGAAGCGGAAAGAGCGCGCTGCTTCAACTGGTCCCCCGCCTCTACGACGTGACGGCCGGCGCAGTGACCATCGACGGCGTGGACGTCCGCAATTACGACATCGCGGAACTGCGCAGGATCGTGGCCGTAGCCTTCGAGGACACCACGCTCTTCTCCAGTTCGGTCCGGGACAACGTGCTCCTGGGCGCGCCGGATCCCAGCGATGCTGCCCTGGACGAGGCGTTGGACGTCGCGCAGGCCCAGTTTGCGTACTCCCTGCCCGAGGGCGTTGACACGCTGATCGGCGAGGAAGGCCTGAGTTTGTCCGGCGGCCAGCGGCAACGCATTGCCCTGGCCCGCGCCATCGCCGCAGCGCCGAAAGTCCTGGTCCTCGATGATCCCCTGTCCGCCCTGGACGTAAACACCGAGGAACGCGTGGAAGCCCGCTTGCGCGAGGTCCTCCGTGAGACCACCACGTTAATCGTCGCGCACCGTCCTTCCACTGTGGCATTGGCGGACCGGGTGGCGTTGCTCCAAAACGGGACCATCACCGCCGTCGGAACCCATACGGAACTGTTGGCCGAAAACGACCACTACCGCTACGTCATCGCCAGCCTGGACGCGGGCCCGAAAGACCTCGATACCGAACTGGACGAGCTCGAAGAAGCTGAGGAGGCCCGCCGGTGAGCGCCACCACCTTTGGTACCGCCAATGAGGACAACACCCTCCTCAGCAAAGCAGACAGCAAAGCCGTACGACGCCGGTCGCTCGCCTTGCTTGCCTCGCTCATCCGACCGGTGCGGTTGCGTTTCTGGCTGACGATCGTGATGGTGGTGGTTTCACAGCTCACCCGGGTTGCGGGGCCGGCGCTGATCGCGTTCGGCATCGACCACGCACTCCCGGCACTTCAGTCCGGCGACAACGGTCCGTTGGTGTTGGCTGGCTCGCTCTACTTGGCCGCCGCAGTTGCGACAGCCGGAATGACCGCGCTCTACGTGACCTCCACGGCCCGGCTGAGCCAGGCGATGCTCCTGGACCTCCGGCTCCGCGTTTTCCGGCACACGCAGCGCCTGAGCCTGGAATTCCACGAGAAATACACCTCGGGACGCATTATTGCCCGGCAGACTTCTGACCTGGAAGCGCTGCGGGAGCTTCTGGATTCCGGCGTCAGTTCCTTGGCTTCGGGCATGCTGTTCATGGTGTTCACCGCTTTCACGGTGTTCGCGTTGGATTGGCGCAGTGGCTTGATCATGCTTGCGGCCGGCGTCCCGATGTTCTTCCTGGCCCGCTGGTACCAGAAGCACTCGCAGATCGCGTTCCGGGAGTCCCGCGTAGTCTCGGCGCGACTGATCGTGCACTTCGTGGAGACCATGACCGGCATCCGTGCAGTGAAGGCCTTCCGCAAGGAGCCCGAGAACGCAGCCCGCTATGGCGAGTTGGCCGAGGACTACCGCAAGAACACTGTCCGCTCGATCAACCTGAACGGCATCTTCCAGCCAGGGTTGGTGTTGATCGGCAACGTCTGCGTAGCCGTGGTCCTGCTGTTCGGAGGCTTCCGGGTGCTCAGCGGCGAGCTCGCGGTGGGTGTCCTGCTGGCACTTATCCTCTCCACCAAGCGCTTCTTCCAGCCCGTTGACCAGATGGCGATGTTCTACAACTCGTTCCAGAGTGCCCAGGCCGCATTGGAGAAGGTCTCGGGGCTGCTTGAGGAAGTGCCCACGGTGCGTCCGCCGAAGAACCCGGTGCCGCTGAAGAGTTCACGGGGTGAGATCGACTTCAAGGGCGTGGAGTTCGGCTACAGCGACGGCCAACTGGTTGTTCCTGCCCTGGACCTGCACATCCCCGCAGGGCAAACCGTGGCCCTGGTGGGACAGACAGGTGCCGGCAAATCCACACTGGCGAAACTCATCGCCCGCTTCTACGACGTCACGTCCGGCTCCATCACCCTGGACGGGGTAGATCTGCGCGACTTGGCTACCACGGACCTGCGCCGCGCCGTGGTGATGGTGACCCAGGAGGCCTTCCTCTTCAGCGGTTCGGTTGCCGACAACATCGCCCTGGGTCGCCCGGAAGCTTCACGCGCCGAGATTGAGGCGGCTGCTGCGGCAGTGGGTGCCCACGACTTCATCATGAGCCTTCCCGAAGGCTACGACACCGACGTCAACAAGCGCGGTGGCCGGGTGTCCTCCGGGCAGCGGCAGCTCATCGGCTTCGCACGGGCATTCCTCGCCGCGCCTGCGGTATTGATCCTGGATGAGGCGACGTCGTCCCTGGACATTCCTTCCGAGCGCATGGTCCAGCAGGGACTGGCCCAGCTGCTGGAGGGTGTCGCCGGCGGGAACGATGCCCGCACTGCCATCATCATCGCCCACCGGCTCTCAACCGTTGAGACGGCGGACAGGGTGCTGGTGGTCCACGACGGACGCATTGTTGAAGATGGCTCGCCGGCCGAGCTGATCAGCGGGGGTGGCCGGTTTGCCCGGCTACACGGGGCCTGGCGGGATTCGTTGGTGTAGTCGTGGCGTCTGGGGCGAGTGTGGCGAGGAACACCCACTCCCCGATTTCGCATCCCGCAGCGATTCAGCTATCCTTGAACAGTTGCTTTCGCAGCGGATCGGGATGTAGCGCAGCTTGGTAGCGCGCTTCGTTCGGGACGAAGAGGTCGCAGGTTCAAATCCTGTCATCCCGACCAGAGTCGCTTTATTCGAACCATGGTTTGAATAGACCGACTTTAGTTTGAACAACAGAGATGGCGTCGAGAAATCGGCGCCATTTTTGGTTCCCCGGAATTGTGCGGCAAGTACGCCTGAATCGTCCAAAAACGGCCCTATTTGGGACGATCGGGACGATCCTGGACCAGATACCGCCTGTGGCGTTTTGGACGCGCGAAAGGCGATCTGAGCGGCGAAGATGTCGTCAAAGGGTTCGTTGAGATCCGCTCCCACCGCGCCGTCGTGATGGACAA
Proteins encoded:
- a CDS encoding ABC transporter ATP-binding protein, encoding MSATTFGTANEDNTLLSKADSKAVRRRSLALLASLIRPVRLRFWLTIVMVVVSQLTRVAGPALIAFGIDHALPALQSGDNGPLVLAGSLYLAAAVATAGMTALYVTSTARLSQAMLLDLRLRVFRHTQRLSLEFHEKYTSGRIIARQTSDLEALRELLDSGVSSLASGMLFMVFTAFTVFALDWRSGLIMLAAGVPMFFLARWYQKHSQIAFRESRVVSARLIVHFVETMTGIRAVKAFRKEPENAARYGELAEDYRKNTVRSINLNGIFQPGLVLIGNVCVAVVLLFGGFRVLSGELAVGVLLALILSTKRFFQPVDQMAMFYNSFQSAQAALEKVSGLLEEVPTVRPPKNPVPLKSSRGEIDFKGVEFGYSDGQLVVPALDLHIPAGQTVALVGQTGAGKSTLAKLIARFYDVTSGSITLDGVDLRDLATTDLRRAVVMVTQEAFLFSGSVADNIALGRPEASRAEIEAAAAAVGAHDFIMSLPEGYDTDVNKRGGRVSSGQRQLIGFARAFLAAPAVLILDEATSSLDIPSERMVQQGLAQLLEGVAGGNDARTAIIIAHRLSTVETADRVLVVHDGRIVEDGSPAELISGGGRFARLHGAWRDSLV